TGCGCTTCGGCGAGTACCACGTCTCCGACGTGCAGTTCGTCGCCGCGTTCGACGTCGACGCCAAGAAGGTCGGCCGTGACCTCTCCGAGGCCATCGTCGCCAGCGAGAACAACACGATCAAGATCTGCGACGTCCCGCCGCTGGGCGTGCCGGTGCAGCGCGGCACCACCCTCGACGGCCTCGGCCGCTACTACCGGGAGACGATCGAGGAGTCCGACGAGCAGCCGGTCGACGTCGTCGCCGCCCTGCGCGAGTCCGGTGCCGACGTCCTCGTCTGCTACCTGCCGGTCGGCTCGCAGGAGGCCGCCGAGTTCTACGCGCAGGCCGCCCTCGACGCCGGCGTCGCGTTCGTCAACGCCCTGCCGGTCTTCATCGCCGGGACCCGGGAGTGGGCCGACAAGTTCACCGCGGCCGGCGTCCCGATCGTCGGCGACGACATCAAGAGCCAGGTCGGCGCCACCATCACCCACCGGGTGCTGGCCAAGCTGTTCGAGGACCGCGGCGTGCAGCTCGACCGCACGATGCAGCTCAACGTCGGCGGCAACATGGACTTCAAGAACATGCTCGAGCGCGAGCGCCTGGAGTCCAAGAAGATCTCCAAG
This region of Geodermatophilus bullaregiensis genomic DNA includes:
- a CDS encoding inositol-3-phosphate synthase, whose translation is MGAVKVAIVGVGNCAASLVQGVHYYRDADETASVPGLMHVRFGEYHVSDVQFVAAFDVDAKKVGRDLSEAIVASENNTIKICDVPPLGVPVQRGTTLDGLGRYYRETIEESDEQPVDVVAALRESGADVLVCYLPVGSQEAAEFYAQAALDAGVAFVNALPVFIAGTREWADKFTAAGVPIVGDDIKSQVGATITHRVLAKLFEDRGVQLDRTMQLNVGGNMDFKNMLERERLESKKISKTQAVTSQVGRDMGQGNVHIGPSDHVPWLSDRKWAYVRLEGRAFGDVPLNLEYKLEVWDSPNSAGIIIDAVRAAKIAKDRGVGGPLLSASSYFMKSPPEQYRDSEARDKVEAFIRGELER